In Pectobacterium actinidiae, the DNA window ACGTTACGCCACGGCCATGAGACGCCGCGATCGCGTACACTTCGCCCATTCCGAGCGAGTAGAAATCCGCCGTGACCATATCCGGGTCAAGGCCATCGGTTTTGTTAGCGACCAGCACGGTCGTCTTTTCGCGGCTACGCAAATGCTTGGCAATGCCTTCATCCGCAGGCATCAACCCCGCACGGGCATCCACCATGAACAGCACGATATCCGCTTCTTCGATCGCGACCAGCGATTGGCCCGCCATGCGCGTTTCCACGCCGTCTTCCGTGCCGTCGATGCCACCGGTATCAACGATAATAAATTCATGCCCTTCCACTTCTGCACGACCATACTTGCGGTCACGAGTCAGCCCAGGGAAATCCGCCACTAATGCATCACGAGTGCGCGTTAAGCGGTTAAATAGCGTGGATTTCCCCACATTCGGGCGCCCGACCAGCGCGACGACAGGTATCATTGTTACAACCTCATTACTTATATTTCAATACGTTACAGCGAAATACTCGCTGACGATAAAAAGACGAAACGGCCCCTGATAGTGTCAGGAGCCGTTATACGAGCACACCCAAAAGCGCGGTGCTCCAAATCAATACGGTTACTTAGCGAGTGAACGCGTAGACATCACCGTTTTTCGCCTGAATCAGCAGCTTGTCGCTGGCAACCACAGGCTTGCTCAGGAAGCCCGAGCTATCCACTTTTTGCTGCGCCACGAAGCGGCCATCCGCCGTATTCAGCCAGTGCAGATACCCTTCGGTATCGCCGACAACCAAATAGCCATTATACAGCGCCGGAGCCGTTAAGTTACGGTGCAGCAGATCGCTTTGACGCCACAGACTCACGCCGCCATTGGTGTTCAATGCAACAACGCGATCGTCCTGATCGACCAGATAGATACGGTCGCCGTCGATGATGAAATCATGCACGGAACCCAGTTCACGCTTCCACAACACCTGACCAGAACGCAGATCTAGCGCAGTCATGTTGCCATTGTAACCCAGCGCGTAAACCACTTCGCCCGCAACAACCGGTGTCGTGTCGACATCGTTCAGACGATCGATTTCGGTGGCACCACTCGGCTGTGAAATACGCTGTTGCCAGATGAGCTGACCCTGATTGATCATTACGGCGTTCACACGACCGTTATCCCCCCCCACAATCGCCGCACCAAATGCGGTTGTCGGGGCAGATTCGCCGCGCAGAGACAGCGTAGGCATATCCAGATTGACGCTCCACTTGATTGCGCCATCCGCTTCATTCAATGCCTGCAACATGCCATTACTGGTGTGAATCAGTACCACACCGTCGCTGACGACAGGGCGAGACAACGCTTCGCCAGCCACTTTGGTCTGCCATACCGGCGTACCATCTTCTGCATTCAGCGCATAAACCTGCGCCCTTTCGCTGCCGACATAGACATGGTTACCAGAAACCGTTACGCCACCAGACAGCAGCGCCGGATTATTGCGGGAGAAGAAATTGGTCTTCTCTGACAGATCGGCACGCCAAATCTCTTTACCGTCACTCAGATCCATCGCTTTTACGGTGCCGCGACGATCGGCAGCAAAAACGCGGTTATCCTGCCATGCGGGGTGAAGATTGGAATAAAACTCGCCAATACCACTCCCAACCGAGCTGTTCCACACCTTGGTTGGCGTGAACTGGTTTTCCACCTGCGGCAGTGGAGACATAGTGACAACATCTTCTTCGCTATTAAACAGCGAGCATCCGCTCAGCAGGGCAACAGAAACCAGTCCTACCAAAAGTGTTTTACGCAATTGCATGGAATTCCTCTTAGCTGGACAGGTTATTCAGTTTCATACGCAGTAACGCTTGCTGTGCCTGCGATGGATTGGAAGACAACCCTTTGTTGTAGGCATCACGCGCAGCCTGATTATCCCCTTTGCTCACCAAGATATCGCCACGCACTTCCGCAGCCTGTGACGCCCAACCTTCGAGCTTGATGGCATCCAACG includes these proteins:
- the bamB gene encoding outer membrane protein assembly factor BamB → MQLRKTLLVGLVSVALLSGCSLFNSEEDVVTMSPLPQVENQFTPTKVWNSSVGSGIGEFYSNLHPAWQDNRVFAADRRGTVKAMDLSDGKEIWRADLSEKTNFFSRNNPALLSGGVTVSGNHVYVGSERAQVYALNAEDGTPVWQTKVAGEALSRPVVSDGVVLIHTSNGMLQALNEADGAIKWSVNLDMPTLSLRGESAPTTAFGAAIVGGDNGRVNAVMINQGQLIWQQRISQPSGATEIDRLNDVDTTPVVAGEVVYALGYNGNMTALDLRSGQVLWKRELGSVHDFIIDGDRIYLVDQDDRVVALNTNGGVSLWRQSDLLHRNLTAPALYNGYLVVGDTEGYLHWLNTADGRFVAQQKVDSSGFLSKPVVASDKLLIQAKNGDVYAFTR